A single Megachile rotundata isolate GNS110a chromosome 9, iyMegRotu1, whole genome shotgun sequence DNA region contains:
- the LOC100880697 gene encoding uncharacterized protein LOC100880697, translated as MSATLSSRAEQYFYSINPLAQRIGEDITATKEAYEGLWNTLSTAEQSQAINETIIQPEVALKYALKKTEPNKELPEWYPKLRIQTGMKYVVDETGSTLRWRDEHSAPFSLMTQSQMNLSIIDSSEDAKSKSIRAQFGESSHFSSPAKSQRNNSSSLNDNYTLPLAVNRFPTDRFSNSIFGDEQCSGLLEGNIDNDHSESIFAKLINKTSLLKLQTNLADDMESLVRERDSDTEKSQSNTLVVMSRTKSSDINESTALLETPSSYSSFQSSQLNQEEEERTIPKTGFEFLDNW; from the exons ATGAGTGCTACTTTAAGCTCAAGAGCCGAACAGTATTTTTATAGTATAAATCCTTTGGCCCAAAGAATCGGTGAAGATATAACTGCAACGAAAGAAGCCTACGAGGGTTTATGGAACACGTTAAGTACAGCAGAGCAGAGTCAAGCGATTAACGAAACTATAATTCAACCAGAAGTTGCCTTAAAATACGCTCTAAAGAAAACTGAACCGAACAAAGAACTGCCAGAATGGTATCCAAAGTTAAGGATTCAGACCGGGATGAAATATGTTGTCGACGAGACTGGTTCT ACATTGCGATGGAGAGACGAACATTCAGCTCCATTTTCGTTGATGACTCAATCACAAATGAATCTGAGCATAATAGATTCAAGCGAAGATGCAAAATCTAAATCGATAAGAGCCCAATTCGGGGAATCGTCGCATTTCTCGAGTCCAGCAAAATCACAAAGGAACAACTCGAGTTCTCTTAACGATAATTACACTTTGCCTCTGGCAGTTAATCGATTTCCAACCGATCGTTTCTCCAACAGTATTTTTGGAGACGAACAGTGTAGCGGCTTGTTGGAAGGCAATATCGATAACGATCATTCGGAGAGCATATTcgctaaattaataaataagacGTCTTTATTGAAGTTGCAGACTAATCTAGCGGACGATATGGAAAGTTTGGTCAGAGAAAGAGATTCGGATACCGAGAAAAGTCAATCGAATACCTTGGTAGTAATGTCGCGTACGAAATCGAGCGATATTAACGAATCAACAGCATTGCTAGAGACACCTAGCTCTTACAGTAGCTTCCAATCTTCTCAGTTGAATCAGGAGGAAGAAGAGAGAACTATACCAAAGACTGGCTTTGAATTTCTTGATAATTGGTAG